In the Sus scrofa isolate TJ Tabasco breed Duroc chromosome 7, Sscrofa11.1, whole genome shotgun sequence genome, one interval contains:
- the LOC106507705 gene encoding uncharacterized protein LOC106507705: MTSASRVGTLPRRAVLGSAPIVGALGLGSPAKSVGCTEEAWEENVPCLECCCPAPLHSTLRLRIQNSGPEAQASTESERESTCHETGSEQAYRSTLGPDSSGSLITKSSPNLCLHRCSPRASFLLSWPSCALGLRPPLPPGDCPLCWCELRVGTHVCMVCTSPTGSGLASFLAFSPSLLTSLRGPTRALHGLIGTCDTRRERDSGQLTWAGLLLGRAGFPHKAPLSFRDLPLLTGSSLGFSASPGDPARSSPTSRPLKCRPGCHCDRLGAAQRMHPSLVSHWRKCVKILVPTHFRPRPQSYPLPLQPSAHEPLGAFSPPTSHTGR; this comes from the coding sequence ATGACCTCAGCGAGCAGGGTTGGGACACTTCCCAGGCGGGCAGTGCTGGGATCTGCCCCCATAGTCGGAGCCTTGGGCCTCGGCTCGCCTGCCAAATCCGTGGGCTGCACGGAAGAGGCCTGGGAAGAGAACGTTCCGTGCCTGGAGTGCTGCTGCCCAGCCCCACTGCACTCCACACTCAGACTCAGGATTCAGAACTCTGGGCCTGAGGCCCAGGCCTCCACTGAGTCTGAGAGAGAGAGCACGTGCCATGAGACGGGGTCGGAGCAGGCCTACAGGAGCACCCTGGGGCCTGACTCCTCGGGCTCCCTGATCACAAAGTCTTCTCCGAACCTCTGCCTGCATCGCTGCTCTCCCAGAGCATCCTTCCTCCTTTCATGGCCCTCCTGTGCCCTGGGACTCAGACCCCCTCTGCCTCCGGGGGATTGTCCCCTGTGCTGGTGTGAGCTGCGTGTGGGCACGCATGTGTGCATGGTCTGCACCTCCCCTACAGGCTCTGGGCTTGCCTCCTTTCTGGCTTTCTCCCCAAGCTTGCTGACCTCGCTGAGAGGCCCCACTAGGGCCCTGCACGGGCTAATTGGGACCTGTGACACACGAAGGGAGAGGGACAGTGGCCAGCTGACTTGGGCTGGTCTTCTGTTAGGAAGAGCAGGATTTCCACATAAAGCTCCCCTGTCCTTCAGAGACCTGCCCCTGCTCACGGGATCCAGCCTGGGCTTCTCAGCTTCCCCCGGAGACCCTGCCAGGAGCAGCCCTACGTCAAGGCCCCTGAAATGCAGGCCAGGGTGTCACTGTGACAGGCTGGGGGCTGCTCAGAGGATGCATCCCTCATTGGTGTCACATTGGAGGAAGTGTGTCAAGATCCTGGTTCCCACACACTTCAGACCCCGCCCCCAGAGCTATCCGCTCCCGCTCCAACCCAGTGCCCATGAGCCTCTAGGGGCTTTTTCCCCTCCTACCTCACACACAGGGAGATGA